From one Streptomyces mobaraensis genomic stretch:
- a CDS encoding glycosyltransferase family 4 protein, with the protein MSVTARVYGYPPAHNAGSEWMLHSMLRPLAERGHRVTVWLSHPGTIAESYEIDGVRVVPFQEGSDFATEAQSADVLLSHFENVPLISGLARARQIPVVVICHDNFATSYHNAAGADLVVYNSEWIRRDGEIHYARYPAEFLPGRTIVVRPPVIAEDYRTEPGDHVTLVNLNPDKGGDIFWQIAAWTPDWRFLGVKGSYGTQILPPTRLRNCEVADGVPGNDMREHVYSRSRVILMPSLYESWGRVAVEAMASGIPVIAHPTPGLVESLGDAGIFAYRDDLNAWLHALSSLKDPANWERASRRAKARSDELSATPDLDLWCEAVESLYDARRRRSFHVAGAPPAPLPLSAR; encoded by the coding sequence ATGTCCGTCACGGCCCGGGTGTACGGATATCCCCCGGCCCACAACGCCGGATCCGAATGGATGCTGCACTCGATGCTCCGGCCCCTGGCCGAACGCGGTCACCGTGTGACGGTCTGGCTTTCGCACCCCGGAACCATCGCGGAGAGCTACGAGATCGACGGAGTACGGGTCGTCCCTTTCCAGGAGGGCTCCGACTTCGCCACCGAGGCACAGAGCGCGGACGTCCTCCTCTCCCATTTCGAGAACGTTCCGCTCATCTCCGGACTCGCCCGCGCCCGGCAGATACCCGTGGTCGTGATCTGCCACGACAATTTCGCCACCAGTTACCACAACGCGGCCGGGGCCGACCTCGTCGTCTACAACAGCGAGTGGATCCGGCGGGACGGCGAGATCCACTACGCCCGCTATCCCGCCGAATTCCTGCCCGGCCGCACGATCGTCGTCCGCCCTCCGGTCATCGCGGAGGACTACCGCACCGAACCCGGCGACCACGTCACCCTCGTCAACCTCAACCCGGACAAAGGCGGCGACATCTTCTGGCAGATCGCCGCCTGGACCCCCGACTGGCGGTTTCTCGGCGTCAAGGGTTCCTATGGAACGCAGATCCTGCCCCCGACCCGCCTCCGCAACTGCGAGGTCGCCGACGGTGTGCCCGGGAACGACATGCGCGAACACGTCTACAGCCGTTCCCGCGTCATCCTGATGCCGAGCCTCTACGAATCCTGGGGGCGCGTCGCCGTCGAGGCGATGGCCTCCGGCATTCCGGTGATCGCCCATCCGACGCCCGGCCTCGTCGAATCCCTCGGCGACGCGGGGATCTTCGCCTACCGCGACGACCTCAACGCCTGGCTGCACGCGCTGAGTTCGCTCAAGGACCCGGCGAACTGGGAACGCGCCTCCCGCCGCGCCAAGGCCCGTTCCGACGAACTGAGCGCCACCCCCGACCTCGACCTCTGGTGCGAGGCGGTCGAGTCGCTGTACGACGCCCGGCGCCGGCGCTCCTTCCACGTCGCGGGCGCGCCGCCCGCGCCCCTCCCGCTCTCCGCGAGATAG
- a CDS encoding restriction endonuclease, with the protein MAAVLAVALVAAVVDWLLDHWWVMAVVAVFAACAGAVGVHLKWQRARWEAVRARGLRYALPQLDALHHARFEEVVRDLMRRDGYRDAVRVGGGGDLGADVKATDPYGRRWVVQCKHRRDGAAGSAVGTPDLQVLNGTARPVHGADVAVIVTNGRVTAPAVAFARQQRLHVVDRPVLGMWASGSRPLWELLTALPPARERTVRS; encoded by the coding sequence ATGGCCGCGGTCCTGGCCGTCGCGCTGGTGGCGGCCGTCGTCGACTGGCTGCTGGACCACTGGTGGGTCATGGCCGTCGTCGCGGTGTTCGCGGCGTGCGCGGGTGCCGTCGGGGTCCACCTCAAGTGGCAGCGGGCGCGGTGGGAGGCCGTCCGCGCGCGGGGACTGCGGTACGCGCTGCCCCAGCTGGACGCCCTGCACCATGCCCGGTTCGAGGAGGTCGTGCGGGACCTGATGCGCCGCGACGGTTACCGGGACGCGGTCCGCGTCGGGGGCGGCGGCGACCTGGGCGCGGATGTGAAGGCCACCGACCCTTACGGGCGGCGGTGGGTGGTGCAGTGCAAGCACCGGCGCGACGGGGCGGCCGGTTCCGCGGTGGGCACGCCCGACCTCCAGGTCCTCAACGGGACGGCCCGTCCCGTGCACGGCGCCGACGTCGCGGTGATCGTGACGAACGGGCGGGTCACCGCGCCGGCCGTGGCCTTCGCCCGGCAGCAGCGGCTGCACGTGGTCGACCGCCCTGTGCTCGGGATGTGGGCGTCCGGTTCCCGCCCCTTGTGGGAGCTGCTCACGGCGCTCCCGCCGGCCCGGGAGCGGACGGTCCGCTCCTGA
- a CDS encoding LLM class flavin-dependent oxidoreductase translates to MTRTRIPLSVLDRSRTRRGRPPGEALRDTVRFAREAEALGYRRFWVSEHHSVPGVAGSAPTVLASAVAAATSRIRVGTGGVMLPNHRPMVVAEQFGVLESLFPGRIDLGVGRSVGFTDGIRRALGVGKEAVDEFEERLAELAAWFDGGAAAYPQVHARPAEGLRVPLFVLANDAGADIAARAGAALVIGGLRGEDRLVEAVERYRKAFRPSAGRAEPYVVLAGDIAVAATEEDARRLLVPEAWALAYSRTHGVFPPLEPAEEIEGRAMSDRERGYFENALRGPVYGTEEQVARRLSTLVERTGAAEVLVTTSGYDRVALLDSYRRLAGLAGLVGPTGLAGSAGPADGA, encoded by the coding sequence GTGACCCGTACACGTATCCCCCTGTCCGTCCTCGACCGCTCCCGTACCCGGCGGGGACGGCCGCCCGGGGAGGCGCTGCGGGACACCGTCCGGTTCGCGCGGGAGGCGGAGGCGCTCGGATACCGGCGGTTCTGGGTCTCCGAGCACCACAGCGTGCCCGGGGTGGCCGGATCCGCTCCCACCGTGCTCGCGAGCGCCGTCGCCGCCGCCACGTCGCGGATCCGCGTCGGCACCGGCGGGGTGATGCTGCCCAACCACCGGCCGATGGTCGTCGCCGAGCAGTTCGGGGTGCTGGAGTCACTGTTTCCCGGGCGGATCGACCTGGGAGTCGGGCGGTCCGTGGGCTTCACGGACGGAATCCGGCGGGCGCTCGGGGTCGGGAAGGAGGCGGTGGACGAGTTCGAGGAGCGGCTCGCCGAGCTGGCCGCGTGGTTCGACGGCGGCGCGGCCGCGTACCCCCAGGTGCACGCGCGGCCGGCGGAGGGGCTGCGGGTGCCGCTGTTCGTCCTGGCCAACGACGCGGGGGCGGACATCGCGGCCCGCGCGGGCGCCGCCCTGGTGATCGGCGGGCTGCGCGGGGAGGACCGGCTCGTCGAGGCCGTCGAGCGGTACCGCAAGGCGTTCCGGCCGTCGGCCGGGCGCGCCGAACCGTACGTCGTGCTCGCCGGCGACATCGCCGTCGCCGCGACGGAGGAGGACGCCCGCCGGCTGCTCGTCCCGGAGGCGTGGGCCCTCGCGTACTCCCGCACGCACGGCGTCTTCCCGCCCCTGGAACCGGCCGAGGAGATCGAGGGCCGGGCGATGAGCGACCGCGAGCGCGGGTACTTCGAGAACGCGCTGCGCGGGCCGGTGTACGGGACGGAGGAGCAGGTCGCCCGCCGGCTGTCCACGCTGGTGGAGCGGACGGGCGCGGCCGAGGTGCTGGTCACGACCAGCGGTTACGACCGTGTGGCGCTGCTCGACTCATACCGGCGACTGGCGGGACTGGCGGGACTGGTGGGGCCGACGGGACTGGCAGGGTCGGCGGGGCCGGCGGACGGCGCCTGA
- a CDS encoding SgcJ/EcaC family oxidoreductase: MIRMDTETADITAIHQVVAEVERAQRAKDVEGFLALFHPEALWTTGHGKVLIGLDAIAEFTRAVLPAASWDGDVTYEPVHVQFLRPDVAAVKVRQVYHAADGGSEGAPLYVLTKGDDGRWLLHACQNTQVHEGD; the protein is encoded by the coding sequence ATGATCCGCATGGACACCGAAACCGCCGACATCACGGCGATACACCAGGTAGTGGCCGAGGTCGAGCGGGCGCAACGGGCCAAGGACGTGGAGGGGTTCCTCGCGTTGTTCCACCCCGAGGCGCTCTGGACGACCGGTCACGGCAAGGTCCTCATCGGCCTGGACGCCATCGCCGAGTTCACGCGCGCCGTGCTGCCCGCGGCGAGCTGGGACGGGGACGTCACCTACGAGCCCGTGCACGTGCAGTTCCTGCGGCCCGACGTGGCGGCGGTCAAGGTGCGGCAGGTCTATCACGCGGCGGACGGCGGTTCCGAGGGCGCGCCGCTGTACGTCCTGACCAAGGGGGACGACGGGCGCTGGCTGCTGCACGCCTGCCAGAACACGCAGGTGCACGAGGGGGATTAG
- a CDS encoding TerD family protein produces MTPGSNIPLSVTRVTVDVAAPVRLDVSGLLLTADGKVRSDDDFVFYNQPTGPGVTHRAGAAGAPDSITVDTAAVPAGIEKIVVTASLDAPGTTFAGTEPTATVRDAASGAPLATFTPPRLGTETALVVVEVYRRNDAWKVRAVGQGYANGLAGIATDFGVSVEEPPPAPAAPPAPPAAPPVAPPVSPAAPPVSPAAPPAPPAPAFPAPQPPAGAFGAPVPPAPPVPPAPPAPAPGTGKINLDKGRVSLQKNQTVSLVKGGRPLTQSVRMGLGWEPAYGGRAIDLDASVIAYGPQRNMIDACYFGKLMILGGAVQHSGDNLTGDGSGDDESITVHLGGLPPEVTGLVFTVSSYSGQKFTNVAKAYCRLLDGQTGEELVRFDLTGSEPKTGVLMCKFIRQYSGEWEMTAIGEYVKSKTVRDLVNPGAQAL; encoded by the coding sequence ATGACCCCCGGCTCGAACATTCCGCTCTCCGTCACCCGTGTGACGGTGGACGTCGCCGCGCCCGTGCGGCTCGACGTCTCGGGCCTGCTGCTCACCGCCGACGGCAAGGTGCGCTCCGACGACGACTTCGTCTTCTACAACCAGCCCACGGGCCCCGGCGTGACCCACCGCGCCGGAGCGGCCGGCGCGCCGGACTCGATCACCGTCGACACGGCCGCCGTGCCCGCCGGCATCGAGAAGATCGTCGTCACCGCGAGCCTGGACGCCCCCGGCACCACCTTCGCCGGCACCGAACCGACCGCGACCGTCCGGGACGCCGCCTCCGGCGCCCCGCTGGCCACCTTCACCCCGCCGAGGCTCGGCACCGAGACGGCGCTGGTCGTCGTCGAGGTCTACCGGCGCAACGACGCCTGGAAGGTACGGGCAGTGGGCCAGGGGTACGCGAACGGTCTGGCGGGCATCGCCACGGACTTCGGCGTGAGCGTGGAGGAGCCGCCCCCGGCCCCTGCCGCACCGCCGGCCCCGCCCGCCGCACCGCCCGTCGCCCCGCCGGTCTCTCCCGCCGCACCGCCGGTCTCTCCTGCCGCACCGCCGGCCCCGCCCGCGCCCGCGTTCCCCGCCCCGCAGCCCCCGGCGGGCGCGTTCGGCGCTCCCGTCCCGCCCGCTCCCCCGGTCCCGCCGGCGCCCCCGGCCCCCGCCCCGGGCACGGGCAAGATCAACCTGGACAAGGGCCGGGTGAGCCTCCAGAAGAACCAGACGGTCTCCCTCGTCAAGGGCGGCCGCCCGCTGACGCAGTCGGTCCGGATGGGCCTCGGCTGGGAGCCCGCGTACGGCGGCCGGGCCATCGACCTGGACGCCTCCGTCATCGCGTACGGCCCCCAGCGGAACATGATCGACGCCTGCTACTTCGGCAAGCTGATGATCCTGGGCGGCGCGGTCCAGCACTCCGGCGACAACCTGACGGGCGACGGCTCGGGCGACGACGAGAGCATCACCGTCCACCTCGGCGGCCTGCCGCCGGAGGTCACCGGCCTGGTCTTCACCGTCAGCTCCTACAGCGGACAGAAGTTCACCAACGTCGCCAAGGCGTACTGCCGCCTGCTCGACGGACAGACCGGCGAGGAGCTCGTCCGCTTCGACCTCACCGGCTCGGAGCCCAAGACGGGCGTCCTGATGTGCAAGTTCATCCGCCAGTACTCGGGCGAGTGGGAGATGACGGCCATCGGCGAGTACGTGAAGTCGAAGACGGTCCGCGACCTGGTCAACCCAGGGGCGCAGGCCCTCTGA
- a CDS encoding serine hydrolase domain-containing protein, whose protein sequence is MSDAIVHGTVAEGYEPVREVFAATLAEERAGHAAQLAAYVHGRRVVDLWGGPEIDGDSLTGVFSATKGAAYLVVALLVQDGTLDLEREVRHYWPEFAAGGKEHVTLRQLVSHQAGLVGADGGFTPEELRDDRAIAERLAAQRPYWRPGAAFGYHAFVIGALTGEVVRRATGLSMREVYEKRIRAPYGIDLFMGLPEEHEGRWLSTQPMDPTPDQKRQRAAAGHGPDGLPGIAFNQNHPQVPTVLEELPNVREFRAAGPASIGGVASARGLARLYAAAVSGVEGRGMLLTPDMVARVAEIQAAGHDLVDCEYKAYGLGFVAVSERYPFLGARSFGHSGAAGALGFADPGAGLAFGYNRRRFAFPGGAAPETAALAKVIRECAVG, encoded by the coding sequence ATGTCCGACGCCATCGTCCACGGGACGGTAGCCGAGGGGTACGAGCCGGTGCGCGAGGTGTTCGCGGCGACGCTCGCCGAGGAGCGGGCCGGGCACGCCGCCCAGCTCGCCGCTTACGTGCACGGGCGGCGCGTGGTCGACCTGTGGGGCGGCCCGGAGATCGACGGGGACTCGCTCACCGGCGTCTTCTCGGCCACCAAGGGCGCCGCCTACCTCGTCGTCGCGCTGCTCGTCCAGGACGGGACGCTGGACCTGGAGCGCGAAGTCCGGCACTACTGGCCGGAGTTCGCGGCGGGCGGCAAGGAGCACGTCACCCTGCGGCAGCTCGTCTCCCACCAGGCGGGGCTGGTCGGCGCGGACGGCGGATTCACGCCCGAGGAACTGCGCGACGACCGCGCGATAGCGGAGCGGCTGGCCGCCCAGCGTCCGTACTGGCGGCCGGGCGCCGCCTTCGGCTACCACGCGTTCGTCATCGGCGCGCTGACCGGCGAGGTCGTCCGCCGTGCCACCGGGCTGAGCATGCGGGAGGTCTACGAGAAGCGGATCCGCGCCCCGTACGGCATCGACCTCTTCATGGGGCTGCCCGAGGAGCACGAGGGGCGGTGGCTCAGCACCCAGCCGATGGACCCGACGCCCGACCAGAAGCGGCAGCGGGCCGCGGCGGGGCACGGGCCGGACGGGCTGCCGGGCATCGCCTTCAATCAGAACCATCCCCAGGTGCCGACGGTCTTGGAGGAGTTGCCCAATGTGCGGGAGTTCCGGGCCGCCGGGCCCGCGTCGATCGGCGGGGTCGCCTCCGCGCGGGGGCTGGCCCGGCTGTACGCCGCCGCCGTGAGCGGGGTGGAGGGGCGGGGGATGCTGCTGACACCCGACATGGTGGCGCGGGTCGCCGAGATCCAGGCCGCCGGCCACGATCTGGTCGACTGCGAGTACAAGGCGTACGGGCTGGGGTTCGTGGCGGTGTCCGAGCGCTATCCCTTCCTGGGGGCGCGGTCCTTCGGTCACAGTGGGGCGGCCGGGGCGCTGGGGTTCGCCGATCCGGGGGCCGGGCTGGCGTTCGGGTACAACCGGCGGCGGTTCGCGTTCCCGGGCGGGGCGGCGCCGGAGACGGCCGCTCTCGCGAAGGTGATCCGGGAGTGCGCGGTGGGGTGA
- a CDS encoding response regulator transcription factor — MTAAAPDAGTDAGTDTDAGTLRIVVADDERMVRTALCVILNAEPGMEVVGEATTGVEALSVTRALRPDIVLMDVRMPEADGIRATERILATMDDPPRVIVVTTFENDSYVYDALRAGASGFLLKRAGADELVDAVRLVARSDSLLFPAAVRALAAAHATERTTRAEADRLRARLSEREAEVLRLMAEGLSNAEIAERLFLGAATVKTYVAGVLAKLGVRDRTQAVVRAYETGFVSPR, encoded by the coding sequence ATGACCGCGGCCGCCCCGGACGCCGGGACCGATGCCGGCACCGACACCGACGCAGGCACCCTGCGCATCGTCGTCGCCGACGACGAGCGCATGGTCCGCACCGCTCTGTGCGTCATCCTGAACGCCGAACCGGGCATGGAGGTCGTCGGCGAGGCCACGACGGGCGTCGAGGCCCTGTCCGTCACCCGTGCCCTGCGCCCCGACATCGTGCTGATGGACGTCCGCATGCCCGAGGCGGACGGCATCCGGGCCACCGAGCGCATCCTGGCGACCATGGACGACCCGCCGCGCGTCATCGTCGTCACGACCTTCGAGAACGACAGCTACGTGTACGACGCCCTGCGCGCCGGCGCGTCCGGCTTCCTCCTGAAACGGGCCGGTGCCGACGAACTCGTCGACGCCGTACGCCTGGTGGCCCGCAGCGACTCCCTCCTCTTCCCGGCCGCGGTCCGCGCCCTGGCCGCCGCCCACGCCACCGAACGCACCACCCGGGCCGAGGCCGACCGCCTCCGCGCCCGCCTCTCCGAGCGCGAGGCGGAGGTGCTCCGGCTGATGGCCGAGGGCCTCTCCAACGCGGAGATCGCGGAACGGCTGTTCCTGGGCGCGGCGACGGTGAAGACGTACGTGGCCGGGGTCCTGGCGAAGCTCGGCGTCCGGGACCGGACGCAGGCGGTGGTGAGGGCGTACGAGACGGGGTTCGTGTCACCGCGATGA
- a CDS encoding sensor histidine kinase — protein MPYFLLANVLLSLVRGGKGANVFLSPLLQFTTFAAALPLAALSALLFPLARPLESTIARALCGVDEADLATGPARTWSERARPALYFTLHLALGGVVSGMSLAAPPAAVALCTMPLLDPDAPGRLPWFSVLGGPLPPLLAPLCGLGLLALLALTSRAAGALLARCAPALLGPTAADRLAAAEHRAHELALRNRLARELHDSVGHALSAVLLQASAARRVLDRDPDFARRALASIEETTREAVGELDTVLGLLREDGPAAAAPAPTLAGLDALVERTRAAGGEIDLTAPEGLGSLPPVVSREAYRIVQEGLTNALRHAGPVPVRLSVTTDTETLEVTVENPVGRAPARTRGGGGRGLTGIAERARLLRGTSTAGARDGVWRLSVRLPLNGGPR, from the coding sequence ATGCCGTACTTCCTCCTGGCGAACGTGCTGCTGTCGCTCGTCCGAGGGGGCAAGGGCGCCAACGTGTTCCTCTCCCCCCTCCTCCAGTTCACGACCTTCGCCGCCGCACTGCCGCTCGCCGCCCTCTCGGCGCTCCTCTTCCCGCTGGCCCGCCCGCTGGAGAGCACGATCGCGCGCGCCCTGTGCGGCGTCGACGAGGCCGACCTCGCCACCGGCCCGGCCCGCACCTGGTCGGAACGCGCGCGTCCCGCCCTCTACTTCACCCTGCACCTCGCGCTGGGCGGCGTCGTCAGCGGCATGTCCCTGGCCGCACCGCCGGCCGCCGTCGCCCTGTGCACCATGCCGCTGCTGGACCCGGACGCTCCCGGCCGCCTGCCCTGGTTCAGCGTCCTCGGCGGTCCGCTGCCGCCCCTGCTGGCGCCGCTCTGCGGGCTGGGGCTGCTGGCGCTGCTCGCGCTCACCTCCCGGGCGGCCGGCGCCCTGCTGGCGCGCTGCGCGCCCGCCCTCCTCGGCCCGACGGCGGCGGACCGACTGGCGGCGGCCGAACACCGGGCCCACGAACTCGCCCTCCGCAACCGGCTCGCCCGCGAACTGCACGACTCCGTCGGGCACGCGCTGAGCGCGGTCCTGCTGCAGGCCAGTGCCGCCCGCAGGGTCCTCGACCGCGACCCCGACTTCGCCCGCCGCGCGCTCGCCTCAATCGAGGAGACCACGCGCGAGGCCGTCGGTGAACTCGACACCGTCCTCGGCCTGCTGCGCGAGGACGGCCCGGCCGCCGCCGCGCCCGCGCCGACCCTGGCAGGCCTGGACGCGCTCGTGGAACGCACCCGCGCGGCCGGCGGCGAGATCGACCTGACGGCGCCCGAGGGGCTCGGCTCGCTGCCGCCCGTCGTCTCCCGCGAGGCGTACCGGATCGTCCAGGAGGGCCTCACCAACGCCCTGCGCCACGCGGGCCCGGTGCCCGTGCGGCTGAGCGTCACCACCGACACCGAGACCCTGGAGGTCACCGTGGAGAACCCCGTCGGGCGCGCCCCCGCCCGTACCCGTGGCGGCGGCGGCCGCGGACTGACCGGCATCGCCGAACGCGCCCGGCTGCTGCGCGGCACCAGCACCGCGGGCGCGCGGGACGGCGTATGGCGCCTGTCCGTCCGCCTGCCGCTGAACGGCGGCCCCCGATGA
- a CDS encoding methyltransferase encodes MNDLESAPRGGSGALDSILRIAFGFQASKVLFTAVRFGVFTALAEAPLTAGELRARLGLHPRSARDFFDALVALGLLDRGPGPDGRYANTPATARYLDRDSPAYVGCALEMYDNRLYGFWGSLADGLRTGEPQNEIKDGGELFGTLYKDPERLACFQQAMTGLTMRSADALAEAVDWSAHRTVADIGCAEGAMLSHLLHRHPHLRGTGLDLEAVRGNFERHRERCGPADRLSFTAGDFFADPLPPADVLLFGHILHDWDLAAKRTLLRKAYEALPEGGLVVIHESFIDDDRRENLVGLLGSLNMLIETPGGFDCTAADCRGWLAEAGFRETWSRHLAGAETMVAGRK; translated from the coding sequence GTGAACGATCTCGAATCCGCCCCGCGGGGCGGCTCCGGCGCACTGGACTCGATATTGCGCATCGCCTTCGGCTTCCAGGCGTCGAAGGTGCTGTTCACCGCCGTCCGCTTCGGCGTCTTCACCGCGCTGGCCGAAGCACCGCTCACCGCCGGCGAACTGCGCGCCCGGCTCGGCCTGCACCCGCGCTCCGCCCGTGACTTCTTCGACGCGCTGGTGGCCCTCGGCCTGCTCGACCGCGGTCCCGGCCCCGACGGGCGGTACGCCAACACCCCCGCCACGGCGCGCTACCTGGACCGCGACAGCCCCGCCTATGTGGGCTGCGCCCTGGAGATGTACGACAACCGGCTCTACGGTTTCTGGGGCAGCCTCGCCGACGGGCTGCGCACCGGCGAGCCGCAGAACGAGATCAAGGACGGCGGCGAGCTGTTCGGCACCCTCTACAAGGACCCCGAGCGGCTGGCCTGCTTCCAGCAGGCGATGACCGGGCTCACCATGCGCTCGGCGGACGCCCTCGCCGAGGCCGTGGACTGGTCCGCCCACCGCACCGTCGCCGACATCGGTTGCGCCGAGGGCGCCATGCTCAGCCACCTCCTCCACCGCCACCCGCACCTGCGCGGCACCGGGCTCGACCTGGAGGCCGTCCGCGGCAACTTCGAGCGTCACCGCGAGCGTTGCGGCCCCGCCGACCGGCTGTCGTTCACGGCCGGGGACTTCTTCGCCGACCCGCTGCCCCCCGCCGACGTCCTCCTCTTCGGCCACATCCTGCACGACTGGGACCTGGCCGCGAAGCGGACGCTGCTGCGCAAGGCGTACGAGGCGCTGCCCGAGGGCGGCCTCGTGGTCATCCACGAGAGCTTCATCGACGACGACCGGCGGGAGAACCTGGTCGGGCTGCTCGGCAGCCTCAACATGCTCATCGAGACCCCGGGCGGCTTCGACTGCACCGCCGCCGACTGCCGGGGCTGGCTGGCGGAGGCCGGGTTCCGGGAGACCTGGTCGCGGCACCTGGCGGGCGCGGAGACGATGGTCGCCGGCCGCAAGTGA
- a CDS encoding amidohydrolase family protein, translated as MTHDSTVLHIKGRVLTGPDPDGGVRDEMWVTGGRITFERPVGARDVTTVEGWALPGLVDAHCHVGLDAHGAVDAATAEKQALTEREAGALLLRDAGSPSDTRWVDDREDLPRIIRAGRHIARTRRYIRNYAHEIEPEDLVAYVAREARRGDGWVKLVGDWIDRETGDLAACWPRGEVEAAIAEAHRLGARVTAHCFAEESLAPLVEAGIDCIEHATGLTEETIPLFAERGVAIVPTLVNIATFPRLADGGERKFPRWADHMRRLHERRYRTVGAAYDAGIPVYVGTDAGGSLAHGLVAQEVAELVKAGLPASAALAAAAWGAREWLGRPGLEEGAPADVVVYEADPREDVRVLAAPRRVILRGRVVS; from the coding sequence ATGACGCACGACAGCACGGTGCTGCACATCAAGGGACGGGTGCTCACCGGCCCGGACCCCGACGGCGGGGTGCGCGACGAGATGTGGGTGACCGGCGGCCGGATCACCTTCGAACGCCCGGTGGGCGCGCGGGACGTCACGACCGTCGAGGGCTGGGCGCTGCCCGGCCTGGTGGACGCCCACTGCCACGTCGGCCTGGACGCGCACGGCGCGGTCGACGCCGCGACCGCCGAGAAGCAGGCGCTGACCGAACGGGAGGCCGGCGCCCTGCTGTTGCGCGACGCCGGCTCGCCGTCCGACACCCGCTGGGTCGACGACCGGGAGGACCTCCCGCGCATCATCCGCGCCGGCCGCCACATCGCCCGTACCCGCCGCTACATCCGCAACTACGCCCACGAGATCGAGCCCGAGGACCTGGTGGCGTACGTGGCGCGGGAGGCGCGGCGCGGCGACGGGTGGGTCAAGCTGGTGGGCGACTGGATCGACCGGGAGACCGGCGACCTGGCCGCCTGCTGGCCGCGCGGCGAGGTCGAGGCGGCCATCGCCGAGGCGCACCGGCTGGGTGCCCGGGTGACGGCGCACTGCTTCGCCGAGGAGTCGCTGGCGCCGCTGGTGGAGGCCGGGATCGACTGCATCGAGCATGCGACCGGGCTGACCGAGGAGACGATCCCGCTGTTCGCCGAGCGCGGCGTCGCGATCGTCCCGACACTCGTCAACATCGCCACGTTCCCGCGGCTCGCGGACGGCGGGGAGCGGAAGTTCCCGCGCTGGGCGGACCACATGCGGCGGCTGCACGAGCGCCGCTACCGGACCGTCGGCGCCGCGTACGACGCGGGCATCCCCGTCTACGTGGGGACGGACGCGGGCGGCTCGCTCGCCCACGGCCTGGTGGCCCAGGAGGTCGCCGAACTGGTCAAGGCCGGCCTCCCGGCCTCCGCCGCGCTCGCGGCGGCGGCCTGGGGAGCGCGGGAGTGGCTGGGCCGCCCGGGGCTGGAGGAGGGCGCGCCGGCGGACGTGGTGGTGTACGAGGCGGATCCTCGCGAGGACGTCCGGGTGCTGGCGGCGCCGCGGCGGGTGATCCTGCGGGGGAGGGTGGTGAGCTGA
- a CDS encoding SCO1860 family LAETG-anchored protein, translating to MPVSRSARRAVAPSAAALAAFSAVAAGAVPAHAAPATGDHRTGTADAVVLRAGLDVSLLDKTVRVPVNASLDDVHAPGNAARTALSVRVGGAEQGRPVELLRADAATARATADERAATGRAELLHAKVHVPGLPLLSLVDVRQVTSEAVCRAGQRPTATSNLLGPVTVLGKKVTLSTGGTTNVDVPGVGRVRLDLSKTATTSRTGAATALELAVDVNPLKLGVAEVHGRVTLVRAGCETPAGAGKPAKEPPAPAKQSPGKEATHTSGTDVKPQTVADKHDLAETGGSSATPWIAGAAGLLVVGGGGALLTARRRAAARGRG from the coding sequence ATGCCCGTTTCCCGGTCCGCCCGGAGGGCGGTCGCGCCGTCCGCGGCCGCCCTGGCCGCGTTCTCAGCGGTCGCGGCCGGTGCCGTACCCGCCCACGCCGCCCCCGCCACCGGTGACCACCGCACGGGCACGGCCGACGCGGTCGTCCTCCGCGCCGGGCTCGACGTCTCGCTGCTCGACAAGACCGTCCGGGTGCCCGTCAACGCGTCCCTCGACGACGTCCACGCCCCCGGGAACGCGGCACGGACCGCGCTCTCCGTGCGGGTGGGCGGCGCGGAGCAGGGCCGGCCGGTGGAGCTGCTGCGCGCCGACGCGGCCACCGCCCGGGCCACGGCCGACGAGCGCGCGGCGACCGGCCGCGCCGAACTCCTCCACGCCAAGGTGCACGTGCCCGGCCTGCCGCTGCTCTCCCTCGTCGACGTGCGGCAGGTCACGTCGGAGGCGGTCTGCCGGGCCGGACAACGGCCCACGGCGACGTCCAACCTGCTGGGCCCGGTGACCGTGCTCGGGAAGAAGGTCACGCTGAGCACCGGCGGCACGACCAATGTCGACGTGCCGGGCGTCGGCCGGGTCCGCCTCGACCTGTCGAAGACCGCCACCACCTCGCGCACCGGGGCCGCGACCGCGCTCGAACTGGCCGTGGACGTCAACCCGTTGAAGCTCGGCGTCGCCGAGGTGCACGGCCGCGTCACCCTCGTCCGGGCCGGCTGCGAGACCCCGGCCGGCGCCGGAAAGCCGGCCAAGGAACCCCCGGCCCCCGCGAAGCAGTCCCCCGGCAAGGAGGCCACCCACACCTCCGGCACCGACGTCAAGCCGCAGACCGTCGCCGACAAGCACGACCTCGCCGAGACCGGCGGCTCCTCCGCCACCCCCTGGATCGCCGGAGCGGCCGGCCTGCTCGTCGTCGGAGGCGGCGGCGCCCTGCTCACCGCCCGCCGCAGGGCGGCGGCGCGGGGGCGCGGCTGA